One Nicotiana sylvestris chromosome 12, ASM39365v2, whole genome shotgun sequence genomic window carries:
- the LOC138883722 gene encoding uncharacterized protein: MGDTSVTPDASVTHIVAGNAVIFDTNHLYFLHSSDAPSMALVNTAFNGRGFQEWKRSVLIALSAKNKLGFINGSCPPPIVTSKDFQPWSRCNDMVTSWLLNSLSKDIRDSVIYSKSAKDLWTSLEHKFGQSNGAKLYHMRKELSGLVQGSSDMARGNILMMNSLPNINHVYSLVLQDENQREIYANPLISSESSSFMVGNQANLGGQSAFQQRNNNNKGPRNFGQFQKSNNNIQK, translated from the exons ATGGGTGATACATCTGTAACTCCTGATGCATCTGTAACTCATATTGTAGCTGGAAATGCAGTCATATTCGACACAAATCACCTATATTTTCTTCACTCTTCTGATGCACCAAGTATGGCTCTTGTCAACACAGCCTTCAATGGGAGAGGCTTTCAAGAATGGAAGAGGTCTGTCCTTATAGCCCTTTCAGCAAAGAACAAATTAGGATTCATTAATGGATCATGTCCTCCTCCTATCGTCACCTCCAAAGATTTTCAGCCATGGAGTAGGTGCAATGATATGGTTACCTCATGGTTGTTAAACTCACTATCCAAGGACATTAGGGATAGTGTGATCTACTCCAAATCTGCCAAGGACCTCTGGACCAGCCTTGAACACAAGTTTGGCCAATCAAATGGTGCTAAATTATACCACATGCGTAAGGAACTATCAGGATTAGTTCAAGGCAGCAGTGATATG GCAAGGGGAAACATCCTAATGATGAACTCTCTGCCCAATATCAATCATGTTTATTCCCTTGTGTTACAGGATGAGAATCAGAGGGAAATTTATGCTAATCCTCTCATATCCTCTGAATCCTCATCCTTCATGGTAGGAAATCAGGCAAACCTAGGTGGTCAAAGTGCTTTTCAACAGAGAAACAATAACAATAAAGGACCAAGGAACTTTGGACAGtttcaaaaatcaaacaacaacATTCAAAAATGA
- the LOC104210167 gene encoding L-type lectin-domain containing receptor kinase VIII.1-like — MNSIPTYSNILVWFILLFCSCSSNKSIFAITEFDFGTLTLSNLKLLGDAHLGDNNSVQLTRDLAVPNSGAGKALYSKPVRFRQPGLDFPASFSTFFSFSVTNLNPSSIGGGLAFVLTPNDESVGDAGGYMGILDSKGTQSGTILVEFDTLMDVEFKDINGNHVGLDLNSMVSTQVGDLDSIGVDLKSGDIVNSWIEYSGSTGQLNVFVSYSNLKPKEPFLSVVLNIAEYVNDFMFVGFSGSTQGSTEIHSIEWWSFSSSFDASPKSAAAAAPPPPTASLMNPTADSVMSRPPSMAPSESNSSASIMQDKSSGKCHSNFCKQGPGAVVGVVTASAFFLAFATLVLIWLYTKKFKKVKNSEFLASDVIKMPKEFSYKELKLATKAFDSTRIIGHGAFGTVYKGILSDNGGIVAVKRCSHNGQGKAEFLSELSIIGTLRHRNLVRLQGWCHEKGEILLVYDLMPNGSLDKALFESRMILPWLHRRKILLGVASALAYLHQECENQVIHRDIKSSNIMLDEGFNARLGDFGLARQVEHDKSPDATVAAGTMGYLAPEYLLTGRATEKTDVFSYGAVVLEVASGRRPIERETTRVEKVGVNSNLVEWVWGLHREGNLLMAADSRLYGEFDEGEMRRVLMVGLACSQPDPMVRPTMRSVVQMLVGEAEVPIVPRTKPSMSFSTSHLLMTLQDSVSDLNGMITLSTSSSENSFTGVANGMMDLV, encoded by the coding sequence ATGAATTCAATTCCTACATATAGCAACATTCTTGTATGGTTCATACTATTATTCTGTTCTTGCAGTAGTAATAAGTCAATATTTGCTATAACTGAGTTTGACTTTGGAACACTAACTCTGAGTAATTTGAAGCTTCTTGGAGATGCACATTTGGGTGACAACAACAGTGTTCAGTTAACACGTGATCTTGCCGTGCCAAATTCCGGTGCCGGAAAAGCTTTATATTCAAAGCCAGTAAGATTCCGGCAGCCGGGTCTTGATTTTCCAGCGAGTTTCTCTACATTCTTTTCATTTTCAGTGACTAATTTGAACCCATCGTCTATTGGTGGCGGTCTTGCTTTTGTACTCACTCCTAATGATGAGTCAGTAGGTGATGCTGGTGGGTATATGGGAATCTTGGATTCTAAAGGCACACAAAGTGGTACAATTTTAGTTGAATTTGACACCCTTATGGATGTTGAGTTTAAAGATATTAATGGAAATCATGTTGGTTTGGATCTGAATTCAATGGTTTCAACTCAAGTTGGTGATTTAGATTCTATTGGTGTTGATCTCAAGAGTGGTGATATAGTCAATTCTTGGATTGAATATTCTGGTTCTACTGGACAGTTGAATGTGTTTGTATCATACTCTAATTTAAAGCCAAAGGAACCATTTTTATCTGTTGTTCTGAATATTGCTGAGTATGTAAATGATTTCATGTTTGTTGGGTTTTCTGGTTCAACTCAAGGGAGTACTGAGATTCATAGCATTGAGTGGTGGAGTTTTAGTTCATCATTTGATGCAAGTCCTAAGTCGGCGGCAGCGGCTGCGCCACCGCCACCAACGGCTAGTTTGATGAACCCAACGGCGGATTCCGTCATGTCGCGGCCGCCTTCTATGGCTCCTTCAGAGTCTAATAGTAGTGCAAGTATAATGCAAGATAAGAGCAGTGGGAAATGTCATAGCAATTTTTGTAAACAAGGTCCTGGAGCTGTTGTTGGGGTGGTAACTGCTAGTGCATTTTTTCTTGCATTTGCTACATTAGTACTTATTTGGTTATACACCAAAAAGTTCAAGAAAGTGAAAAATTCTGAATTTTTGGCATCTGATGTTATCAAAATGCCTAAGGAGTTTAGCTATAAAGAGCTTAAATTGGCTACAAAAGCCTTTGATTCGACGAGGATTATAGGCCACGGTGCATTTGGGACAGTTTACAAGGGCATTTTATCGGACAATGGTGGCATTGTGGCAGTGAAGAGATGTAGTCATAATGGACAGGGGAAAGCGGAGTTCTTATCTGAATTATCTATAATTGGAACACTTAGGCACAGAAATCTTGTTAGACTTCAAGGATGGTGCCATGAGAAAGGTGAAATTTTGTTAGTCTATGATCTTATGCCTAATGGGAGTCTTGATAAGGCATTATTTGAATCAAGAATGATTCTACCTTGGCTACATAGGAGGAAAATTTTGCTAGGTGTTGCTTCAGCCTTGGCATATTTACATCAAGAATGTGAAAACCAGGTGATTCACAGGGATATAAAGAGTAGTAACATTATGTTGGATGAAGGGTTCAATGCAagattaggtgattttggattagCAAGACAAGTTGAACATGACAAGTCCCCCGATGCAACGGTTGCAGCCGGGACAATGGGCTACTTGGCTCCTGAATACTTGTTAACCGGAAGAGCAACCGAAAAAACTGATGTTTTTAGCTATGGAGCAGTGGTTCTTGAAGTGGCAAGTGGAAGGAGGCCAATTGAGAGGGAAACAACAAGAGTTGAGAAAGTTGGAGTGAATAGCAACTTAGTTGAATGGGTTTGGGGATTGCATAGAGAAGGGAATTTGCTAATGGCAGCTGATTCAAGACTTTATGGTGAGTTTGATGAAGGAGAAATGAGAAGGGTACTAATGGTTGGATTAGCTTGTTCACAACCTGACCCTATGGTTAGACCAACAATGAGAAGTGTGGTCCAAATGCTAGTAGGTGAAGCTGAAGTACCTATTGTCCCAAGAACTAAGCCTTCTATGAGTTTCAGCACATCACATCTTCTAATGACTTTGCAAGATAGTGTTTCTGATTTGAATGGTATGATCACACTTTCCACTTCATCATCTGAAAACAGTTTCACTGGTGTTGCCAATGGGATGATGGACTTGGTCTAA